The proteins below come from a single Pichia kudriavzevii chromosome 2, complete sequence genomic window:
- a CDS encoding uncharacterized protein (PKUD0B11290; similar to Saccharomyces cerevisiae YDR294C (DPL1); ancestral locus Anc_5.310), translating into MRELRLDTVVEYLAEYWQTTRLLQKAKDVLFMYILYSWIFIPVFRTVYGYGLFRSIHFVYVRCAKFVLSLLFKLPAIKKKVDKEINDTKRMLENELIVKADNVDHHKVPEIGFSKEKVLQELSFLDDLKAVAWKEGKVSGAVYHGGDELIQLQTDAIHKFAVSNQLHPDAFPGVRQMESEVVSMVLNLFNAPPSGCGTTSSGGSESLLLACLAAREKALCERGITNPEIVAPKTIHAAVFKAAKYFNMKLNLADLDPETYTVDTNHMKRLINSNTVIILGSAPNFPYGTIDNIPELSKLALKYNIPLHVDCCLGSFVIAYYEKAMGKRLPFEFDFRLPGVTSISCDTHKYGFAPKGSSVIMYRSPELRKYQYYISSDWVGGLYGSPTLAGSRPGALTVGAWATMVYLGDDGYTKNVRDILETSLKLRKAIEDIPELDLIGDPILSVVAFKSDKINVHALGDKLSKQYGWHLSSLQQPAALHLAVTKLTTQAIDELVIDIKKCVKECVEIVKKDGPNAIKSDTAQLYGVAESIGTRGVVEELVGCFIDTLYQTDKTF; encoded by the coding sequence ATGAGGGAACTTCGACTAGATACAGTAGTTGAATATCTCGCGGAATATTGGCAGACAACACGGCTTTTACAGAAGGCAAAGGACGTCCTCTTTATGTACATTCTGTACTCATGGATATTTATTCCGGTGTTCAGAACCGTTTATGGGTATGGTCTTTTCAGATCAATCCATTTTGTTTACGTGAGATGCGCCAAGTTTGTATTATCGCTTCTTTTCAAACTACCAGccatcaagaagaaagtaGACAAGGAGATCAATGACACCAAAAGAATGCTGGAAAATGAATTGATTGTAAAAGCTGACAATGTAGATCATCATAAAGTTCCTGAAATTGgcttttcaaaagaaaaagttttacaAGAATTGAGTTTCTTGGATGATTTAAAAGCCGTTGCCTGGAAAGAGGGTAAAGTATCAGGTGCCGTCTACCACGGTGGAGATGAATTGATTCAACTACAAACAGACGCAATCCACAAGTTTGCAGTCTCTAATCAATTACATCCAGATGCTTTCCCCGGAGTTCGTCAAATGGAGTCTGAAGTTGTTTCAATGGTTTTAAACTTATTCAATGCTCCTCCTAGCGGTTGTGGTACAACCTCTTCTGGTGGCTCGGAGTCTCTATTACTAGCATGTCTAGCTGCTAGAGAGAAGGCGCTTTGTGAGAGAGGAATTACTAATCCAGAAATTGTTGCCCCAAAAACTATACATGCCGCAGTTTTCAAAGCGGCTAAATATTTCAACatgaagttgaatttggCAGATTTAGACCCTGAAACATACACTGTAGATACCAACCATATGAAGAGATTAATCAATAGCAACACTGTAATAATCTTAGGCTCTGCGCCTAACTTCCCCTATGGTACAATTGATAATATTCCAGAATTGTCCAAACTCGCTCTAAAATATAATATTCCACTACACGTCGATTGCTGTTTGGGTTCTTTTGTCATTGCTTATTATGAAAAGGCAATGGGCAAAAGGTTGCcctttgaatttgattttaggCTTCCAGGGGTAACATCAATTTCCTGTGATACTCACAAGTATGGATTTGCTCCAAAGGGATCGTCCGTTATAATGTACCGTTCGCCTGAACttagaaaatatcaatactACATCTCATCGGATTGGGTCGGAGGCTTGTATGGTTCTCCAACCTTAGCTGGTTCACGTCCTGGTGCTTTGACTGTTGGTGCTTGGGCAACCATGGTTTATCTGGGTGATGATGGATACACAAAAAACGTGCGTGATATCTTGGAAACATCACTCAAACTAAGGAAAgcaattgaagatattcCGGAATTAGACCTCATTGGTGACCCTATTTTGTCTGTTGTTGCGTTCAAAAGTGATAAAATTAACGTCCATGCCTTGGGCGATAAGTTGAGTAAACAATATGGTTGGCACTTGTCTAGTTTACAACAACCTGCTGCCTTGCATTTGGCTGTTACAAAATTGACTACTCAGGCAATTGACGAATTGGTTATAGATATCAAAAAATGTGTAAAAGAATGTGTGGAAATCGTCAAGAAGGATGGTCCTAATGCCATCAAGAGTGATACTGCTCAACTATATGGTGTTGCTGAAAGTATTGGCACCAGAGGTGTTGTTGAGGAATTAGTAGGATGTTTTATCGACACCCTATATCAAACAGATAAAACATTCTAA
- a CDS encoding uncharacterized protein (PKUD0B11270; similar to Saccharomyces cerevisiae YDR351W (SBE2) and YHR103W (SBE22); ancestral locus Anc_5.407), translating to MQMVENNHKRKVSSLSRGFGISVIATSPTTSPQLKRDSKLSSEEYIHAEKRPSTYNPPRGLTENMVKNLSTQTAGDTSIDSFVDDSMVSSAYSGNTSDMIISASNASDNNDILDDDNSTLHPYITSSHVDVSLSTSTLRRSSFNKQKYSPKLGNSHSPQDKKPILSQRFRSSPSLITPTFSVTSPIIAPPRQNRSSLQLSQHSPRHQFPLKASTTTKLPRRRSAQPLTKKEKDKLFDNDNDYLMPGDENMDMFMYNVPIASASSLRMFQNAGALQSTEALKKAWNESESNLIIPPSPLPGKIGNDATFGHPPRTPISMNGEQPSSATSKPFESPTLNKTQSFNTLSPTARQLSTFYEYSSHNQAMEELEARRQQPKPVTDDPKMVAKIDDLSLASSEKLAHLTVTRPAWIPPKNSSELHKHEQEFKKLVKYSSKKALKNSKHLVKLEHDRVIGDSRLKYLSEKPNLTYSNCKEVRKYILVSEIEPSIRFKLFQNLLAHKVGKSFLFIPPFSKENAEENSEFPDKMDDLDVASLFEKGTTVLTPEETISLQTVLQPIARPIPSKNVDISLLPKVPALPLQTMLPRLAKIGLTLLRKNYSVLETRSIVYWLHVYIFTFKFKASFDSMLTKDTVTKLFKDFKDDYSILSIPTGLDLILDLPRDVLSKCIELIIVFWCLGGERGTRLFFALIACIIRDYHFGWNNLQVIFHSKAHLYIGDDDKSIENFFTHVLKHYGLIN from the coding sequence ATGCAAATGGTGGAAAACAATCATAAGAGAAAAGTCTCGTCCTTGTCTAGGGGGTTTGGCATCTCTGTCATAGCCACGTCTCCCACCACGTCTCCCCAACTGAAACGTGATTCCAAATTATCCTCGGAAGAATATATACATGCCGAGAAAAGGCCGTCGACATACAACCCGCCTCGTGGACTCACTGAGAACATGGTGAAGAATCTATCGACACAGACAGCCGGTGATACGAGTATCGATTCCTTCGTGGATGATAGTATGGTATCTTCAGCATATAGTGGTAACACTTCGGATATGATAATTAGCGCATCCAATGCTTCAGACAACAACGACATCCTTGACGACGATAACTCCACGCTACACCCTTACATTACTAGCTCGCATGTGGATGTTTCACTTTCCACTTCCACACTCCGAAGATCGTCGTTTAATAAACAAAAGTATTCCCCAAAACTAGGTAATTCACATTCACCACAAGATAAGAAACCCATTTTGTCTCAGAGGTTCAGATCTAGTCCATCATTGATTACTCCTACTTTTTCAGTAACCTCTCCTATCATAGCCCCTCCTAGACAGAACAGGTCTTCTCTTCAGCTGAGCCAACACTCTCCAAGGCATCAATTTCCTTTAAAGGCTAGCACCACTACGAAATTGCCTCGTCGACGTAGTGCCCAACCTTtgacaaagaaagaaaaggacAAACTGTTtgacaatgacaatgattACCTGATGCCAGGTGACGAAAATATGGACATGTTTATGTATAACGTTCCTATTGCATCTGCCTCTTCACTGAGAATGTTCCAAAATGCTGGCGCCTTGCAATCGACAGAAGCACTGAAGAAGGCTTGGAATGAATCAGAATCGAACCTGATCATCCCGCCATCCCCATTACCTGGTAAGATTGGTAATGACGCCACGTTTGGGCATCCTCCGCGTACACCAATCAGTATGAATGGTGAACAGCCGTCTTCGGCAACATCAAAACCATTTGAGAGTCCAACATTGAATAAAACACAATCTTTCAACACGCTGTCACCAACCGCAAGACAACTTTCTACCTTTTATGAATATTCGTCGCATAACCAAGCAATGGAGGAACTAGAAGCACGAAGACAACAACCAAAACCAGTGACTGATGACCCTAAAATGGTTGCAAAAATAGATGATTTGTCACTTGCATCATCAGAGAAATTAGCTCACCTCACTGTAACCAGACCAGCATGGATCCCTCCAAAGAATTCTTCAGAACTACATAAGCATGAAcaagaattcaaaaagcTGGTAAAATATTCAAGTAAGAAagcattgaaaaactctAAGCACTTGGTGAAGTTAGAACACGATCGTGTTATAGGTGATTCCAGGTTAAAGTATCTATCTGAAAAACCCAACTTAACGTATTCGAATTGCAAGGAAGTCAGAAAATATATATTGGTGTCTGAAATTGAGCCTTCGATAAGATTCAAACTATTCCAAAATTTATTAGCACATAAGGTTGGTAAATCTTTCTTATTTATTCCGCCATTCTCCAAAGAAAACGCTGAAGAAAATTCCGAATTTCCTGATAAAATGGATGATTTAGATGTTGCTTCACTCTTTGAAAAGGGGACTACTGTTTTAACACCAGAAGAAACCATCTCACTACAGACGGTTCTACAACCAATTGCACGCCCAATCCCATCTAAAAATGTAGACATAAGTCTACTACCTAAAGTTCCCGCCCTACCACTACAAACTATGCTCCCCAGATTAGCCAAAATTGGATTGACACTTTTACGAAAGAATTATTCTGTTCTTGAAACTAGATCAATTGTTTATTGGTTGCATGTTTACATTTTTACTTTTAAGTTTAAAGCCAGCTTCGACAGTATGCTAACTAAAGACACCGTGACGAAACTCTTCAAAGACTTCAAAGATGATTATTCTATTTTAAGTATTCCAACAGGATTGGATTTAATTTTAGATTTGCCAAGAGATGTATTATCCAAATGCATTGAATTAATCATTGTATTCTGGTGTTTAGGTGGTGAAAGAGGTACGAGgcttttttttgctttaaTTGCATGTATCATCAGAGATTACCATTTTGGGTGGAATAATTTACAGGTGATATTCCATTCCAAGGCTCATTTGTATATCGGAGACGATGACAAGAGcattgaaaacttttttaCACATGTTCTAAAACATTATGGTTTGATAAATTAG
- a CDS encoding uncharacterized protein (PKUD0B11280; similar to Saccharomyces cerevisiae YHR037W (PUT2); ancestral locus Anc_5.308), whose amino-acid sequence MIEKKNVRKTCTVEHTTTMYGPEAFFFLQVTDTEAKYYKYLGFIIVFIRIFSYCTSSSCIVNTMLRRFYSSSIKSNLQTLSVIKNQELIKTVPYIGGEFISANGPKFGVTNPFDGTTLTDVTATSESQLSIAFENTATSFEAFKKTTPRWRSRLLRKLNDAILANADDLAKLMTLENGKPLADSLGEVKYGASFMEWFSEEAPRLNGEIIYSSDPRKRIYAYRVPVGAVGILTPWNFPLAMITRKLGAAIAAGCTTIIKPAAETPLTALAFAKICEDVGVPAGVVNIVPVEYERTPEFGTRYCESPHLRKISFTGSTKIGKLLYQQSASTVKKMSMELGGNSPFVVSNKINDLEKAVDGLIAAKFRSSGQTCVCVNRVYLHDAIYDDFVKLLLEKLKRNTRLGPGMDPSVTHGPLIHERALNKVAGLVDDAISKGAQVLLGGKKRPDLGPNFYDLTVLGDVTPEMKIYETEIFGPVASLIRYSGSMESLLLQANRNSEDVGLAAYVFSDDVKECRIAQEGLDFGMVGINTGLISEAALPFGGVRCSGFGREGSVYGIDEYTVVKSIVEHV is encoded by the coding sequence AtgatagaaaaaaaaaacgtaAGGAAAACTTGCACGGTAGAGCATACAACTACGATGTACGGACCTGaggcttttttttttctccagGTTACTGATACCGAGGCCAAATATTATAAATACCTTGGATTTATCATTGTCTTTATACGCATATTTTCCTATTGTACTTCGAGTTCCTGCATAGTAAACACAATGTTAAGAAGATTCTACAGTTCATCGATTAAGTCGAATTTACAGACACTCTCTGTAATaaagaatcaagaattGATCAAAACTGTCCCATATATTGGTGGTGAATTTATTTCTGCTAATGGTCCAAAGTTCGGAGTGACTAATCCATTTGATGGCACAACATTAACCGACGTTACAGCTACCTCTGAATCGCAGCTGAGCATAGCATTTGAAAATACGGCTACATCCTTTGAGGCATTCAAGAAAACTACTCCAAGGTGGAGAAGCAGATTATTACGCAAACTGAATGATGCAATCTTAGCCAATGCCGATGATTTGGCTAAGCTCATGACtttggaaaatggaaaaccATTGGCTGATTCATTGGGAGAAGTGAAGTATGGAGCTAGCTTTATGGAATGGTTTTCGGAGGAAGCCCCTAGATTAAACGGTGAGATTATTTACTCCAGTGATCCTAGAAAGAGAATTTACGCATACAGGGTCCCTGTTGGTGCTGTTGGTATTTTAACTCCGTGGAATTTTCCCTTGGCAATGATCACCAGAAAGTTAGGTGCTGCAATTGCTGCTGGATGTACAACTATAATAAAACCCGCTGCGGAAACCCCATTAACAGCCTTGGCATTTGCAAAGATATGCGAGGATGTTGGAGTTCCAGCGGGGGTGGTTAATATTGTCCCTGTTGAATACGAAAGAACACCCGAGTTTGGTACAAGATATTGCGAGTCGCCTCACTTAAGAAAAATCAGTTTCACTGGAAGCACAAAAATCGGAAAGCTCCTTTACCAGCAAAGTGCTAGTacagtaaagaaaatgtCGATGGAATTGGGTGGTAACAGTCCTTTTGTTGTAagcaacaaaatcaatgaCTTAGAAAAGGCTGTAGACGGATTAATTGCAGCAAAGTTTAGAAGTTCTGGTCAGACATGCGTGTGTGTCAATAGAGTATATCTACATGATGCCATCtatgatgattttgtcaAATTGTTACtagaaaaattaaaacGGAATACAAGACTGGGACCTGGTATGGATCCGAGCGTCACCCACGGGCCTCTGATTCATGAGCGTGCTTTAAATAAAGTCGCAGGTTTGGTAGATGATGCTATCTCCAAGGGTGCCCAGGTCTTGCTGGGTGGTAAAAAGAGACCTGATCTTGGACCTAACTTTTATGACTTAACGGTTTTAGGAGACGTTACTCCAGAAATGAAGATCTACGAAACCGAGATTTTCGGACCAGTTGCTTCTCTCATCAGATACAGTGGGTCAATGGAATCCCTACTTTTACAGGCAAATCGCAACAGTGAAGACGTCGGTCTTGCGGCATATGTATTCAGCGATGATGTGAAGGAATGCCGCATTGCACAGGAAGGACTTGATTTTGGTATGGTCGGAATTAACACCGGACTTATCAGTGAAGCAGCTCTACCATTTGGCGGAGTAAGATGCTCCGGTTTTGGCCGTGAGGGAAGTGTTTATGGTATTGACGAATACACTGTCGTCAAAAGTATTGTTGAACACGTATAA
- a CDS encoding uncharacterized protein (PKUD0B11310; Pfam Domains: MFS_1(5.2e-22)), with product MRSEDKKSASVSVHSVDNFTQLDTVISPHGEIVHIAHDDDHLDEALAFAREHGRIDVSPEEDAKVRRKLDMIVMPLFCFLYMNQFMDKTGITFAAIMGIRQDYDMVGQMYSWTNSGFYLGYVFGSPFAAILLQKVRPIKFVGATIIIWGMIQCLHCVPKTYAAFMFLRTFLGFLEAFVAPIFIIILNQYYRYDEHFGRTGVFYGFNGVGTIFLSAVSYGLYTRGEVYSLKSYKILFLLIGLMTILNGFLILCIMPDSPVDAKWLSEREKEVIIERIRHNNQGYGNKKFKWGQAKEVLIDPRSYIYFLLSLSVAIPNGGIAGFSTIIIKSFGFSSAKSLLLKMPTGAFELGALATLPIFARFIKSRMIIAISYSAFVLIWICVLAFSSNRNAELVGVWIFGISPCGIILITSCVTSNTAGFTKKMITTAIMLMGYSAGNVIGPQTFRSNDAPAYNKAKAGAVGCYCATILLMSILTIYNMWENRRRDKMREELGDKYVVPENVEFADLTDFQNPEFRYRV from the coding sequence atgCGTTctgaagataaaaaaagTGCATCAGTTTCGGTGCACTCGGTGGACAACTTTACCCAACTAGATACTGTTATATCACCTCATGGTGAAATTGTCCATATTGCTCATGACGATGATCACCTCGATGAGGCTTTGGCCTTTGCTAGGGAGCATGGCCGTATAGATGTGTCTCCAGAAGAAGACGCTAAAGTTAGGAGAAAGCTAGATATGATTGTTATGCCgcttttttgttttctctaCATGAACCAATTCATGGATAAAACAGGTATCACATTTGCAGCGATCATGGGTATTCGACAAGACTACGACATGGTTGGCCAAATGTATTCCTGGACAAATTCCGGATTTTATCTTGGTTACGTTTTCGGTTCTCCATTTGCCGCAATTCTGTTGCAGAAAGTCAGACCTATCAAGTTTGTTGGTGCCACTATTATTATCTGGGGGATGATTCAGTGCCTGCATTGTGTCCCTAAAACGTATGCTGCTTTTATGTTTTTGCGTACCtttcttggatttcttGAAGCTTTCGTTGCACCCATATTTATCATTATTTTAAACCAATATTACAGGTACGATGAGCATTTTGGAAGAACTGGTGTCTTCTACGGTTTCAATGGTGTTGGTACCATCTTTTTATCTGCTGTTTCCTATGGTTTATACACAAGGGGTGAAGTGTATTCATTAAAATCTTACAAGATCttatttcttcttattGGATTAATGACTATCCTAAATGGGTTCCTAATCTTATGCATAATGCCCGACTCTCCTGTTGATGCGAAATGGTTATCggagagagaaaaagaagttattattgaaagaattagaCATAATAATCAAGGTTATGGTAATAAAAAGTTCAAATGGGGACAAGCTAAGGAGGTTTTGATTGACCCAAGGTCATATatctattttcttctttcgTTATCGGTTGCAATCCCAAACGGTGGTATCGCTGGGTTTTCGAcgatcatcatcaaaagttttggaTTCTCCTCTGCAAAATCTTTACTTTTAAAAATGCCTACAGGCGCATTTGAGTTGGGCGCATTGGCGACGTTACCAATTTTTGCCCGGTTcatcaaatcaagaatGATCATCGCCATATCGTATTCTGCCTTTGTTCTTATCTGGATTTGCGTCCTAGCGTTCTCCTCTAACCGAAATGCGGAACTCGTCGGTGTTTGGATTTTTGGTATTTCTCCTTGTGGTATCATTCTAATCACCTCCTGTGTTACGTCAAACACGGCCGGCTTTACTAAGAAAATGATCACTACAGCAATCATGCTTATGGGATACTCGGCGGGAAATGTCATTGGTCCACAAACGTTCCGTTCAAATGACGCACCCGCATACAATAAGGCTAAGGCCGGTGCTGTTGGTTGCTATTGTGCAACGATTCTCTTGATGTctattttgacaatttaCAATATGTGGGAGAATAGAAGAAGAGACAAAATGAGGGAAGAATTAGGTGATAAGTATGTCGTTCCTGAGAATGTTGAGTTTGCTGATTTAACCGATTTCCAGAATCCTGAATTTAGGTACAGAGTCTGA
- a CDS encoding uncharacterized protein (PKUD0B11300): MSMRSYILGKPSRLGSLLPKVGFRQQSHTPPQVPKSHFQDLDNHPLPYAFKMPRQGPQNITYNSAVAKELSIGELFTDKSTRKSTFRILAIVTLLQVVLFYVSSKSLLDELDDTDEKLMELWGFYERRDISQTVMAVHIGQLKQQLLAAGLKPVTPSQALLVSQHLLSFARDQETGNLLIYVDPNSSIYNLVPFSYEYDIQKIPKLDTVVEKTWNDYNQENKGSREISK; this comes from the coding sequence ATGTCAATGCGATCTTATATATTGGGTAAGCCCAGCCGGTTGGGATCGTTATTACCAAAAGTTGGTTTTAGACAACAGTCGCATACCCCCCCACAAGTACCGAAATCACATTTCCAGGACCTTGATAACCATCCACTTCCGTATGCTTTCAAAATGCCACGCCAGGGGCCACAGAATATTACTTATAATTCAGCGGTAGCAAAAGAGCTCTCTATTGGAGAACTATTCACAGATAAATCGACACGAAAATCCACCTTCCGTATCCTAGCTATAGTTACATTGCTTCAAGTCGTGCTATTCTACGTATCTTCGAAATCGTTGCTAGATGAGTTGGACGACACCGACGAGAAACTGATGGAGCTATGGGGATTCTATGAACGACGGGATATATCACAAACAGTCATGGCCGTTCATATAGGCCAACTAAAACAACAGCTATTGGCTGCCGGTTTAAAACCAGTAACACCATCCCAGGCACTATTGGTATCACAGCATTTGCTCAGTTTTGCCAGAGATCAGGAAACAGGAAACCTACTGATATATGTTGACCCTAATTCGTCCATCTACAATTTGGTTCCTTTCAGTTATGAATACgatattcaaaagattcCAAAACTCGACACCGTAGTTGAGAAAACATGGAACGATTATAATCAGGAGAATAAAGGATCCAGAGAGATATCAAAATAG
- a CDS encoding uncharacterized protein (PKUD0B11320; similar to Saccharomyces cerevisiae YLR014C (PPR1); ancestral locus Anc_5.235), which produces MSSVVGITRSISACKRCRKKKIKCSQDFPRCQNCEKANVECVSLDSATGREIPRSYVVHLEERIKELEKMLTNNNSGESVETLKFSQLNSQIPKGNRNGNNHPSPLGASDYYPYNTRSERSTSSNYQGDVLSFSKLMFAAVHFNDDQKELRRLSSSGVSVKPHIDPTSNFTLSFSNKVAILPPKQQSLDFISLYFAQSNSQLPIFHRDEFIRNYFIPIYGSVPEGTNLASSSISIDWSKFPQVDEQDTWYYQYTKLLDEKTKENPEMDPFRFSASIEVPKKFSKPLYFINMVFALATSVWHLQFPDQISENYKNAALLYIEDAYSGSNRLDALQAMLCLTLYSLMRPCVPGVWYLLGSSLRLCVDLGLHVDSTSKDAFTIDMRRRLFWCCYSLDRQICVYLGRPFGIPEESIRVTYPSLLDDHYILPGSTYEELYANVNLRYPSYKHVSLAMFEIRTIQAEIQCILYDNRDVPRIYPNLQAWHSDINKKLEKWRSTTPKNDGLMNCDFNTDFFELNYHHSKLMLFGLSPNRCILTDSDQIEVAEASKGTILTYYNLFVKGALNYTWAVTQNVFMAQMSFFYAIFNCDFVRNSTRLGEIEKYTFYSNTIMKGLTEKCNAAAECSEVLTIISKAVIRLKYPSESSEEILRAPEMQKIPTEEQIQTLQPGGHITDNMRRLIVSIPELINQEDTNSGDQKRRKKCQTPRSDPNLDGSRSDEFDLDNFFDIVKKIQSPDSAMLLDQMSNCYEPVSDIQRIHSTEGNRPFTTNHLGTTHPLLYQSTVDVSRSSCYPTPMPITSYPDSASINPNIMNNIYANSKREVKEGQKVYRMMLETGADSIWDQFFAQTFKIEDEE; this is translated from the coding sequence ATGAGCTCTGTTGTTGGAATAACGCGTTCAATCTCCGCGTGCAAAAGATGcagaaaaaagaagataaaatGCTCTCAAGACTTCCCAAGGTGTCAAAACTGTGAGAAAGCCAATGTTGAATGTGTATCACTAGATTCTGCCACTGGCCGTGAGATACCAAGAAGTTATGTCGTACATCTGGAGGAGAGAATTAAGGAGCTGGAAAAAATGCTgacaaacaacaacagtgGAGAAAGCGTGGAAACGTTGAAGTTTTCTCAGTTGAATTCACAGATTCCCAAAGGTAacagaaatggaaataACCATCCAAGCCCATTAGGCGCTTCCGATTACTACCCATATAATACCAGATCCGAGAGATCAACATCTTCTAATTATCAAGGTGATGTGTTGagcttttcaaaattgatgtTTGCTGCAGTTCATTTCAATGATGACCAAAAAGAACTTAGGAGACTTTCCTCCTCAGGTGTATCAGTGAAACCTCATATAGATCCGACGTCGAATTTCACACTGTCTTTTTCCAATAAGGTTGCGATATTGCCTCCAAAGCAACAATCTCTTGATTTCATCTCATTATATTTTGCCCAATCGAACTCGCAGCTACCGATCTTCCACCGTGATGAGTTTATTAGAAACTACTTTATCCCAATATACGGAAGTGTACCTGAAGGTACCAATTTGGCGTCTTCGAGTATAAGCATTGATTGGAGTAAGTTTCCTCAAGTGGACGAACAGGATACATGGTATTATCAGTATACAAAACTGTTGGATGAAAAAACCAAGGAAAACCCAGAAATGGATCCATTTCGATTCTCTGCATCAATAGAAGTTCCAAAAAAGTTTAGTAAACCATTGTATTTTATAAATATGGTGTTTGCATTAGCAACAAGTGTATGGCATTTACAATTTCCAGATCAAATATCTGAGAACTATAAAAATGCTGCGTTACTTTACATTGAAGATGCTTACTCGGGATCAAACAGGCTAGACGCTTTACAAGCAATGCTTTGTCTAACTCTATATTCTTTAATGAGACCATGTGTACCTGGTGTTTGGTATTTATTAGGTTCATCTTTAAGGTTATGCGTTGATCTAGGGTTGCATGTCGATTCAACATCTAAGGATGCATTTACCATTGACATGAGGCGAAGATTATTTTGGTGTTGTTATTCATTGGATCGTCAAATATGCGTTTACTTGGGACGACCTTTTGGAATTCCTGAAGAGTCTATAAGAGTAACGTATCCTTCGCTGTTGGATGATCACTATATTTTGCCAGGATCTACTTATGAAGAATTATATGCGAATGTTAATTTACGTTATCCTTCGTATAAACACGTTTCGCTTGCAATGTTTGAAATCAGAACCATCCAAGCAGAGATTCAGTGCATTTTGTATGACAATAGGGATGTACCAAGAATATATCCGAATTTGCAAGCATGGCATAGCgatataaacaaaaagcTGGAAAAATGGAGATCAACAACTCCAAAGAATGATGGACTAATGAATTGTGACTTTAACACCGACTTTTTTGAACTAAATTATCACCATTCCAAATTAATGTTGTTTGGATTGTCTCCAAATAGGTGCATCCTAACGGACAGTGACCAAATTGAAGTAGCAGAAGCTTCCAAAGGCACTATCTTGACTTATTACAATCTATTTGTTAAGGGTGCTCTTAATTACACTTGGGCAGTCACCCAGAATGTTTTTATGGCACAAATGTCGTTTTTCTACGCAATTTTTAATTGTGACTTTGTGAGAAATTCAACTCGTCTGggagaaattgagaaatacACGTTTTACTCAAATACAATCATGAAAGGTTTAACGGAGAAGTGTAATGCAGCAGCTGAATGCTCAGAGGTTTTAACAATTATAAGCAAAGCTGTGATTCGTTTGAAATATCCTTCTGAATCGTCGGAAGAAATTTTAAGAGCTCCTGAAATGCAGAAAATTCCAACTGAAGAGCAAATCCAGACTTTACAACCTGGAGGACACATAACCGATAATATGAGGAGGTTGATTGTGAGTATACCTGAGTTGATAAATCAGGAGGATACGAATTCAGGTGATCAAaaacgaagaaaaaaatgccaAACACCGAGATCAGACCCAAATTTGGATGGATCTAGATCAGACGAATTTGATCTAgacaatttttttgataTAGTCAAGAAAATACAATCACCAGATAGTGCGATGTTGCTGGACCAGATGAGTAACTGTTATGAGCCGGTTTCTGATATACAAAGAATTCATTCAACCGAAGGAAACAGACCATTTACCACCAACCATCTTGGGACAACCCACCCACTTTTATATCAGAGCACAGTTGATGTTAGCAGATCATCTTGCTATCCAACACCGATGCCTATCACTAGCTACCCTGACTCTGCCTCCATCAATCCAAATATAATGAATAATATATATGCGAACTCAAAACGTGAGGTAAAGGAAGGCCAAAAGGTATATCGGATGATGCTTGAAACTGGTGCAGACAGTATCTGGGATCAGTTTTTTGCTCAAAccttcaaaattgaagatgaagaataa